A part of Gallus gallus isolate bGalGal1 chromosome 26, bGalGal1.mat.broiler.GRCg7b, whole genome shotgun sequence genomic DNA contains:
- the TNNT2 gene encoding troponin T, cardiac muscle isoforms isoform X2: MSDSEEVVEEYEQEQEEEYVEEEEEEWLEEDNGQEDQVDEEEEETEETTAEEQEDETKAPGEGGEGDREQEPGEGESKPKPKPFMPNLVPPKIPDGERLDFDDIHRKRMEKDLNELQALIEAHFESRKKEEEELISLKDRIEQRRAERAEQQRIRSEREKERQARMAEERARKEEEEARKKAEEEARKKKAFSNMLHFGGYMQKSEKKGGKKQTEREKKKKILSERRKPLNIDHLSEDKLRDKAKELWQTIRDLEAEKFDLQEKFKRQKYEINVLRNRVSDHQKVSKAARGKTMVGGRWK; this comes from the exons ATGTCGGACTCTGAAGAGGTCGTTGAGGAATACGAGCA GGAGCAGGAAG AGGAGTATGTGGAAGAAG AAGAGGAAGAATGGCTTGAGGAAGACAACG GTCAGGAGGATCAGGTAGacgaggaggaagaggagacagAGGAAACCACGGCAGAAG AACAAgaagatgaaacaaaagcacCAGGAGAAG GTGGTGAGGGGGACCGGGAGCAGGAGCCTGGGGAAG GTGAATCAAAGCCCAAACCCAA GCCCTTCATGCCCAACCTGGTGCCTCCCAAAATCCCTGATGGCGAGCGCCTGGATTTCGAT GACATCCACCGCAAGCGCATGGAGAAGGACCTGAATGAGCTGCAGGCCCTCATCGAAGCCCATTTTGAGAGcaggaagaaggaggaagaggagctcATCTCTCTCAAGGACAGGATT GAGCAGCGGAGGGCagagagggcagagcagcagcgcATCCGCAGCGAGAGGGAGAAGGAGCGCCAGGCCCGCATGGCT GAGGAGAGAGCTcgcaaagaggaagaggaggcacGGAAGAAGGCTGAGGAAGAAGCTcggaaaaagaaagctttctcCAACATGCTGCACTTCGGAGGCTACATGCAGAAG TCGGAGAAGAAGGGTGGCAAGAAGCAAACGGAGcgggagaagaagaaaaagatcctCAGCGAGCGGCGGAAGCCTCTGAACATCGACCACCTCAGCGAAGACAAACTGAG GGACAAAGCCAAGGAGCTGTGGCAAACCATCCGTGACCTGGAGGCTGAGAAATTTGACTTGCAGGAGAAGTTCAAGCGGCAGAAGTACGAG ATCAACGTCCTTCGAAATCGTGTCAGTGACCACCAGAAGGT GTCAAAGGCTGCACGTGGGAAGACCATGGTGGGCGGCCGGTGGAAGTAG
- the TNNT2 gene encoding troponin T, cardiac muscle isoforms isoform X1, with protein sequence MSDSEEVVEEYEQEQEEEYVEEEEEEWLEEDNGQEDQVDEEEEETEETTAEEQEDETKAPGEGGEGDREQEPGEGESKPKPKPFMPNLVPPKIPDGERLDFDDIHRKRMEKDLNELQALIEAHFESRKKEEEELISLKDRIEQRRAERAEQQRIRSEREKERQARMAEERARKEEEEARKKAEEEARKKKAFSNMLHFGGYMQKSEKKGGKKQTEREKKKKILSERRKPLNIDHLSEDKLRDKAKELWQTIRDLEAEKFDLQEKFKRQKYEINVLRNRVSDHQKVKGSKAARGKTMVGGRWK encoded by the exons ATGTCGGACTCTGAAGAGGTCGTTGAGGAATACGAGCA GGAGCAGGAAG AGGAGTATGTGGAAGAAG AAGAGGAAGAATGGCTTGAGGAAGACAACG GTCAGGAGGATCAGGTAGacgaggaggaagaggagacagAGGAAACCACGGCAGAAG AACAAgaagatgaaacaaaagcacCAGGAGAAG GTGGTGAGGGGGACCGGGAGCAGGAGCCTGGGGAAG GTGAATCAAAGCCCAAACCCAA GCCCTTCATGCCCAACCTGGTGCCTCCCAAAATCCCTGATGGCGAGCGCCTGGATTTCGAT GACATCCACCGCAAGCGCATGGAGAAGGACCTGAATGAGCTGCAGGCCCTCATCGAAGCCCATTTTGAGAGcaggaagaaggaggaagaggagctcATCTCTCTCAAGGACAGGATT GAGCAGCGGAGGGCagagagggcagagcagcagcgcATCCGCAGCGAGAGGGAGAAGGAGCGCCAGGCCCGCATGGCT GAGGAGAGAGCTcgcaaagaggaagaggaggcacGGAAGAAGGCTGAGGAAGAAGCTcggaaaaagaaagctttctcCAACATGCTGCACTTCGGAGGCTACATGCAGAAG TCGGAGAAGAAGGGTGGCAAGAAGCAAACGGAGcgggagaagaagaaaaagatcctCAGCGAGCGGCGGAAGCCTCTGAACATCGACCACCTCAGCGAAGACAAACTGAG GGACAAAGCCAAGGAGCTGTGGCAAACCATCCGTGACCTGGAGGCTGAGAAATTTGACTTGCAGGAGAAGTTCAAGCGGCAGAAGTACGAG ATCAACGTCCTTCGAAATCGTGTCAGTGACCACCAGAAGGT caaaGG GTCAAAGGCTGCACGTGGGAAGACCATGGTGGGCGGCCGGTGGAAGTAG
- the TNNT2 gene encoding troponin T, cardiac muscle isoforms isoform X3, with product MSDSEEVVEEYEQEQEEEYVEEGQEDQVDEEEEETEETTAEEQEDETKAPGEGGEGDREQEPGEGESKPKPKPFMPNLVPPKIPDGERLDFDDIHRKRMEKDLNELQALIEAHFESRKKEEEELISLKDRIEQRRAERAEQQRIRSEREKERQARMAEERARKEEEEARKKAEEEARKKKAFSNMLHFGGYMQKSEKKGGKKQTEREKKKKILSERRKPLNIDHLSEDKLRDKAKELWQTIRDLEAEKFDLQEKFKRQKYEINVLRNRVSDHQKVKGSKAARGKTMVGGRWK from the exons ATGTCGGACTCTGAAGAGGTCGTTGAGGAATACGAGCA GGAGCAGGAAG AGGAGTATGTGGAAGAAG GTCAGGAGGATCAGGTAGacgaggaggaagaggagacagAGGAAACCACGGCAGAAG AACAAgaagatgaaacaaaagcacCAGGAGAAG GTGGTGAGGGGGACCGGGAGCAGGAGCCTGGGGAAG GTGAATCAAAGCCCAAACCCAA GCCCTTCATGCCCAACCTGGTGCCTCCCAAAATCCCTGATGGCGAGCGCCTGGATTTCGAT GACATCCACCGCAAGCGCATGGAGAAGGACCTGAATGAGCTGCAGGCCCTCATCGAAGCCCATTTTGAGAGcaggaagaaggaggaagaggagctcATCTCTCTCAAGGACAGGATT GAGCAGCGGAGGGCagagagggcagagcagcagcgcATCCGCAGCGAGAGGGAGAAGGAGCGCCAGGCCCGCATGGCT GAGGAGAGAGCTcgcaaagaggaagaggaggcacGGAAGAAGGCTGAGGAAGAAGCTcggaaaaagaaagctttctcCAACATGCTGCACTTCGGAGGCTACATGCAGAAG TCGGAGAAGAAGGGTGGCAAGAAGCAAACGGAGcgggagaagaagaaaaagatcctCAGCGAGCGGCGGAAGCCTCTGAACATCGACCACCTCAGCGAAGACAAACTGAG GGACAAAGCCAAGGAGCTGTGGCAAACCATCCGTGACCTGGAGGCTGAGAAATTTGACTTGCAGGAGAAGTTCAAGCGGCAGAAGTACGAG ATCAACGTCCTTCGAAATCGTGTCAGTGACCACCAGAAGGT caaaGG GTCAAAGGCTGCACGTGGGAAGACCATGGTGGGCGGCCGGTGGAAGTAG
- the TNNT2 gene encoding troponin T, cardiac muscle isoforms isoform X4 gives MSDSEEVVEEYEQEQEEEYVEEGQEDQVDEEEEETEETTAEEQEDETKAPGEGGEGDREQEPGEGESKPKPKPFMPNLVPPKIPDGERLDFDDIHRKRMEKDLNELQALIEAHFESRKKEEEELISLKDRIEQRRAERAEQQRIRSEREKERQARMAEERARKEEEEARKKAEEEARKKKAFSNMLHFGGYMQKSEKKGGKKQTEREKKKKILSERRKPLNIDHLSEDKLRDKAKELWQTIRDLEAEKFDLQEKFKRQKYEINVLRNRVSDHQKVSKAARGKTMVGGRWK, from the exons ATGTCGGACTCTGAAGAGGTCGTTGAGGAATACGAGCA GGAGCAGGAAG AGGAGTATGTGGAAGAAG GTCAGGAGGATCAGGTAGacgaggaggaagaggagacagAGGAAACCACGGCAGAAG AACAAgaagatgaaacaaaagcacCAGGAGAAG GTGGTGAGGGGGACCGGGAGCAGGAGCCTGGGGAAG GTGAATCAAAGCCCAAACCCAA GCCCTTCATGCCCAACCTGGTGCCTCCCAAAATCCCTGATGGCGAGCGCCTGGATTTCGAT GACATCCACCGCAAGCGCATGGAGAAGGACCTGAATGAGCTGCAGGCCCTCATCGAAGCCCATTTTGAGAGcaggaagaaggaggaagaggagctcATCTCTCTCAAGGACAGGATT GAGCAGCGGAGGGCagagagggcagagcagcagcgcATCCGCAGCGAGAGGGAGAAGGAGCGCCAGGCCCGCATGGCT GAGGAGAGAGCTcgcaaagaggaagaggaggcacGGAAGAAGGCTGAGGAAGAAGCTcggaaaaagaaagctttctcCAACATGCTGCACTTCGGAGGCTACATGCAGAAG TCGGAGAAGAAGGGTGGCAAGAAGCAAACGGAGcgggagaagaagaaaaagatcctCAGCGAGCGGCGGAAGCCTCTGAACATCGACCACCTCAGCGAAGACAAACTGAG GGACAAAGCCAAGGAGCTGTGGCAAACCATCCGTGACCTGGAGGCTGAGAAATTTGACTTGCAGGAGAAGTTCAAGCGGCAGAAGTACGAG ATCAACGTCCTTCGAAATCGTGTCAGTGACCACCAGAAGGT GTCAAAGGCTGCACGTGGGAAGACCATGGTGGGCGGCCGGTGGAAGTAG